A section of the Neofelis nebulosa isolate mNeoNeb1 chromosome 12, mNeoNeb1.pri, whole genome shotgun sequence genome encodes:
- the LOC131491965 gene encoding LOW QUALITY PROTEIN: procathepsin L-like (The sequence of the model RefSeq protein was modified relative to this genomic sequence to represent the inferred CDS: inserted 1 base in 1 codon) has translation MHPSFFLAALCLGIVSAAPQVKQSLDEQWSQWKATHGKLYSMDEEGQRRAVWERNMQMIEQHNQEHSQGKHSFMMAMNGFGDMTSEEFKQVLNALKIQKHKKGKXFQAPLFAEIPSSVDWREKGYVTPVKDQGDCHSCWAFSATGALEGQMFRKTGKLISLSEHNLVDCSWSQGNGSCRGGLMVKAFQYVKDNGGLDSEESYPYHAQNESCKYKPENSVANVTAFWSVINKEDGLMTTVATVGPVSAAVDASLNSFQFYKKGIYYDPKCSNKCLNHGVLVVGYGFEGEESENKKYWIVKNSWGANWGKHGYILIAKDQDNHCGISTMASFPAV, from the exons ATgcacccttccttcttcctggctGCCCTTTGCCTGGGAATAGTGTCAGCTGCTCCACAAGTCAAACAGAGCTTAGATGAACAATGGTCCCAGTGGAAGGCAACACACGGGAAACTATATAGCAT G GATGAAGAAGGACAGAGGAGAGCAGTGTGGGAGAGGAATATGCAAATGATTGAACAGCACAATCAGGAACACAGCCAAGGGAAACACAGTTTCATGATGGCAATGAATGGTTTTGGCGACATG aCCAGTGAAGAATTCAAACAGGTGTTGAATGCCCTTAAAATCCAGAAACACAAAAAGGGAA CGTTCCAAGCACCTCTCTTTGCTGAGATCCCTTCATCTGTAgactggagagagaaaggctaTGTAACTCCTGTGAAAGATCAG gGTGACTGTCATTCTTGTTGGGCTTTTAGTGCAACTGGTGCCCTTGAAGGACAGATGTTCCGGAAAACTGGAAAACTTATTTCACTGAGTGAGCACAACCTGGTAGACTGCTCTTGGTCTCAAGGCAATGGCAGCTGCCGTGGTGGCCTAATGGTTAAAGCCTTCCAGTATGTTAAGGACAATGGGGGACTGGACTCAGAGGAATCCTATCCATATCATGCACAG AATGAATCCTGCAAATACAAGCCTGAGAATTCTGTTGCCAACGTGACTGCCTTCTGGAGTGTCATAAACAAGGAGGATGGCCTAATGACCACAGTGGCAACTGTGGGGCCTGTCTCTGCTGCTGTAGATGCAAGCCTGAATTCCTTCCAGTTCTATAAAAAAG GCATTTATTATGATCCAAAGTGCAGCAATAAATGCCTGAATCACGGTGTTCTGGTGGTTGGCTATGGCTTTGAAGGAGAAGAATCGGAGAACAAAAAATATTGGATTGTCAAGAACAG CTGGGGTGCAAATTGGGGCAAACATGGCTACATACTCATAGCCAAAGACCAGGACAACCACTGTGGAATCTCCACCATGGCCAGCTTTCCTGCCGTGTGA